GAAGTCCTCGTCCAGATAACCCACCTCATCGATGGTTTTCTTTCGCAACAGACAGAAGGCTCCACTCACCACCTCTATCCTTCCTGGTTCATCCCATGGAAGAGCACTCATATAATAATGACCGAAACGGTGACTTTTCGGAAAACGGGCACACAGACCTACCATCTTGTAGAAAGCCACCATCGGAGAAGGCAACCCTCTCCTACTTTCCAGTGCCGACTTACCTGAAGCATCCAACATGCGAACACCTAAAGAACCGGCATCTTCGTGAGCATCCATGAAGTCGATAGCCTCACGAATCGTAGATTCTCCTACCACCGTATCAGGATTGAGAAGCAGTACATACTCTGCATGACTCTTGCGAATCGCCAGATTGTTGGCTCTCGCAAAACCCAAATTATGAGGACTGTCTATCAGGTTCACCTGCGTAAAACGCTTCGAAAGATAATCCACCGACCCGTCCTTGGAATGATTATCGACGACAAACACCTCCGACTCTATGCCCTGAAGCGCTCTCTGGAGAGATTCAAGACACTGTTGGAGATAGAATTTCACGTTATAGCTAACGATTACAACTGTAATTTTCACCTTATTATATATATAGGAAGAATAAATATGATTAACATGATGCCTGAAAAGTAAATGTTATGCTGGAATATCTTCTGTTTCAGACACACATCTCGCCATGGATGGATATACGAAAAAGACACACAGGAAAAGGATGATTGCCATATAGCCGAAAGCAGGCGACATCGTCTGGTAATACATGAAGGTATTGACCAGCATCGGCAAGCACAGCATGTTGATGCGAGCTGTGCCCCAAGGCAAAAGAGCCGATCCTTTACCATTCACCAACTTGCGCTTGACAGCCTTGAAAGCAAACAACTTCAGAGCCAAAGGGATGACCGCAATGGTAAGAAACTCCATGATGACCTGCATCAAGAAGACAAACTCTGCACCGAAAAGCAATGTGCCTGGCGCTAACATTTCTGTTTCGTAGAGCAAAACCATGAGAATGGCTGCCAATAATAATACCCAAAAGTTGATAAGCAATATTCGCTGGGAAAATTTCAAGTTCATTTTATTTCTTCTTTGTTATAGAAACTCTATTTTTCTAATTTAGAGGTCTATTTTCTGTATTAAAAATATGTTTATCTGAAAGCGAGGAGAAAAAGGAACCTCTTACTGCCCGAAAGGAGTACGATTGACTATCGAACGACCGAGCGTTACCTCATCCGTATATTCCAGTTCGTTACCTACTGAAATTCCTCTCGCAATTACCGACAGTTTTACTGGATAATCTGCCAACTTGCGGGAAATGTAGAAGTTGGTGGTATCACCCTCCATTGTACTGCTCAAGGCAAGAATCACCTCATCGACACCTCCATGAGCCACCCTCTCCACAAGTGAATCTATCTCAAGATCAGCCGGTCCGATACCATCCATTGGAGAAATAATACCACCCAAGACATGATATAGTCCGTGAAACTGTTGGGTATTCTCTACAGCCATCACATCCTGAATGTTCTCCACCACACAAATAATGGAGGCATCCCGGCGGGGATCACTGCATATCGGACAAACTTCGGTATCGCTCACATTATGACATACACGACAATACTTTACCTCACGCTTGAGTTGAGAGACGGCACCCACAAACTGTTCCACCGACTCGTCGCTCTGGCGCAGGGTATGAAGAACAAGGCGCAAAGCTGTTTTGCGCCCTATTCCCGGCAGTTTAGCAAACTCGCTCACCGCCTTTTCCAAAAGTGCTGATGGATATTTCTGTATCATTACAGATAAACACCAATACCGACACGCAGACCTACTGTTGAGAAGTCTGAATGATTCTTGAAACTCTGGTCGTAATAAATGGCTGGCTCAATAGTCACGGTGCGACTCAAGAAAAAGGCATAACCCACTTCTACTCCTGGCATCACGTCATTGTAGCTACCGGTATGAGCCAACTTGACACCAGCACCTAAATAGAGACCATTCTGGATAATATAGTATCTACCCTGCGCACCTACGCTAACATAATCCTTGACACCGTCCTTGCCCGAATGATCATAAGACAACAGACCTACAGCCATCAGATTATCGGCAAAGAGATAACCCGCCTTAGCCTGAACACCTAAATTGAGCTCGCTTGAACCATTATAACTCAAATTGAGGCCAGAAAGAGAAGCCCCACAATATACCTTACCTTCTTCAAACTGTGCATTTGCCGACACCGTCAACAAAAGAGATGCACATAAAATAGCAAATTTCTTCATATCTCGATTATTTTATAGATAAATCACAACCTGTGATTATTTTTATTTATTCTAATGATTTCGCCATTCTGATTTCTTCTGCATTCTGATGCCATTCCGCACTCAGAATCATACCATCAACAGTCAGACTACTTTTCTCCGATATTCTTGCGCTTTAATCCCTTATACCAGGAATAGAACCAAACCAGCGCTATTACTAGTATCAGACAACTGCCCGTATAGGCCATCGGCTCTTGCAATCCTAAAGCCTGCTTGCTGACCAACAGGAATGTAGAACATACCACTGTCATAAAGAGTGCTGGTACGAGTGTGACCACAAATGGCTTCTTGTTCTCTACAAGATAAACCGTCAGCGTCCATAAAGTAAATACTGACAAGGTCTGGTTGGCCCATCCGAAGTATTGCCAAATCACATTGAATCCGTCTGGATTTGCCATCTGCCATACCAAAAGAAGGATGGCTGCTATAAACATAGGAATACAGATGAGCAGGCGACGATGCATTGTATGCTGTTCGATGCCCAAGAACTCAGCGATGATGAGTCTGGCACTGCGGAAAGCAGTATCGCCACTGGTAATAGGAGCTGCCACAACACCGAGAAGGGCAAGGATTCCACCAGCCACACCAAGCCAACTGGAACAGATCATCTTCACAACTGTAGGAGCATCGAAGAACTGAACGAGCGACTTTCCATCAGGCGTACCAAACTGAGCGATAAACTGCTGGGCGACATCAGCAGGAACAACCTCTTTCCAACCTCCATCATAAAAGAAGTAGATAGAAATGGTAGCCCATATCAAAGCAACGACACCCTCAGTAATCATAGAACCGTAAAAGATAGGACGGCCCAACTTCTCACTTTTCATACAACGTGCCATCAAAGGACTTTGAGTAGCATGGAAACCACTGATGGCTCCACAGGCTATCGTGATGAAGAGGCAAGGGAATATCGGATTCTTATCCATAAAGGCATCCACACCTAACCAACTCGTATTCAGATTGTTATTGCTATTTGCCATATCACTCCAAAGTTCAGGCAAATCAGGCATCTTAACAAAGAGTCCAACCATCAGAGCACCTGCCATAAACAACAGGGAGATGGCAAACAGAGGATATATCTTGCCGATAATCTTATCAATCGGCAGAAGCGTTGCAATAATATAATAGACGAAGATGGCAATGATCCACCACATCTTGCTACCCCAGATGCTTTCAAGGATAATAGCAGGACTATAGACAAAGACTACACCCACCATCATCAGCAGAAGAACGGAGAAGACAAGCATCACTTTCTTGGTTCTGCCACCCAGATACTTACCTACCAATTCAGGCAAACCGGCACCACCATTACGAATACTCAACATACCACTCAGATAATCATGCATCGCACCGGCAAAGATACAACCCAAAACAATCCAGAGATAAGCTACGGGACCATACCACGCACCCATGATGGCACCGAAGATGGGACCAGTACCTGCAATATTGAGAAATTGAATCATAAAAATCTTCCAACTTGGCAATACGAGAAAGTCAACTCCATCAGCCTTGGTCAGCGCTGGAGTTGGACGATCATCAGGACCGAAAATATGTGCTACAAATTTTCCATAGAACAAGTAGCCGAGCACAAGGGCTACAAGACTTAACATAAAACTTACCATTTTACTTTACAATTTACGTTGATTTCTTATATCAGGTTTAACCTTTTATTAATCTTCAACTAACAAATTCTCCGCAAAGGTACGATTTATATTTCAATTAACAAAAATATTTGTTGAATAATTTGACATAAAAAAAGAGCAACCCGTGAAGATTGCTCTTTTTTGGTACACCCTTAGGGATTCGAACCCTAGACCCACTGATTAAGAGTCAGTTGCTCTACCAACTGAGCTAAGGGTGCATATAAAAACTTGATGTTTTTACTCACATTTGTGATTCCGCAAGGATTCAAACCTTGAACCTCTTGATCCGTAGTCAAGTGCTCTATTCAGTTGAGCTACGGAACCATGCTTTTTAACGTTTTGTACACCCTTAGGGATTCGAACCCTAGACCCACTGATTAAGAGTCAGTTGCTCTACCAACTGAGCTAAGGGTGCATACTGAACGTTTGCATCGAAACTTGAGAAGTGATTCCGCAAGGATTCAAACCTTGAACCTCTTGATCCGTAGTCAAGTGCTCTATTCAGTTGAGCTACGGAACCAAATCCTATTTCTTTTATCTTCCATGAGTCTGAGTGATTCCGCAAGGATTCAAACCTTGAACCTCTTGATCCGTAGTCAAGTGCTCTATTCAGTTGAGCTACGGAACCATTCATTTTGCCTTAATTTGTACACCCTTAGGGATTCGAACCCTAGACCCACTGATTAAGAGTCAGTTGCTCTACCAACTGAGCTAAGGGTGCTTCTTAAAGCCTCATTTCTGAATTGCGAGTGCAAAGGTACTACATTTTTTTGAAACCACCAATTTTTTTCGCAACTTTTTTCTAACTTTTTTTATTTTTTCTGATATAGAAGGTTCCTAAGGTATGCGAAACACCCTTTTTATTCAGGCTTTTCAGGACATATACACCTTCACTTAAACTACTTATATTCAGAGAGTTACCAACACTCCGAAGCACCTTTAAAGGCTGTCCCAACAAGGATTCCACAAAAAAACAGGTAGCATCTGCATTTTTCGCACTTTCTGGTAAGAAAAGCCTTCCTTCGCTGCATTTTAGCTTTTTAGCTTTCCCCTGCCGCCCCAACAGAAGGTCCTCAACTTTGGCAATATTTTGCACCGGACGGCTTTCATTTCCATATCCGTCCATTGCCGTAACAGCAAAAAAGAGCGGATTTTCATCTCCCGAAAGGTCGAGTGTTATCCGATTGCCCATCATTCTTGCCGAAATCAGGTTGCTTGCATCTTCCGTATCAACCGGATAAGTTCTACTTGCATATACATTATTATATATATAAGGTGTAGAAACAGCAGTTCCATCCTCATATTGCGCAGTATTATTCCAGGTAAGCACTACTTTTCCTCCCACCTGCTGTGTTTTCAAACAAGATGGCGAAATAGGAATACGCTTGCTCTCCCACGTCATAGCCGGCACCAAAGAAGGATAAAGATTAAATTCCTTGGATGTGAAATCATAGATACCCTGTCGGTTGTCAAGCAAGAACTTGTTACGGAAAAAAGCATGTCCCAGTCCGATATTGCGCAAATGATACATCTCGGAAGTAATGTCCCCTATTTTCCACTTGCCTTCCTTAGGATCCAGAAAGAAAATTCCCAAACCAGGCACCACAATCTTGCCATAACTCTGTTCTGCCCAGTCGATTGCAAACGGAAAGAACTGTTCGTTGCGAAAATACATCATCGGATAAAGTTCATCCATCAAGCCCGACTTGAGCCAACCCTGCGCATCCTGACAGACTTTGGTATAGGCGTTCCACCCATGACTCCAATAACGGCCAAGGTCATCAAACTTACCGATAGGAGAACAGCTCATCTTCACCCAAGGCTTCTCACGCTTCACACTACGATGTATCGCCTCAACGATACGGGTAATAAACTTTCGCCCCTTCTCACGACTCACCCTGATATTCCAACTCTCCGGATACCGGATATAATCGAGATGAATACCATCCACATCATAATTACGGGTTATCTCACCACAAATTTTTGCAAGATAATCAGCAGTCCGATTATCTTCCGGATTCATATATCCATCTGGTCCGATTTTCCTGATTAACCCCGGAAACCGACTGCGAAGCTGCTTGCACCCTAAGGCATTCCACTTACCCACCGGAATTGTAACTACCCATGCATGACATTCCATACCCCGTTTGTGACACTCCTCTATCGCAAACTTCAACGCATCATAACCCGGACTCTTTCCTGGAAAGCCAGACAAACAACCGTCCCAAGGCTCATACGCCGAAGGATAGATCATCGTACCACGTACTCTGGTCTGAATAAGCACCGTATTAATGTGCGCTTTCTGCAAGCGATTCAGAATCTCAATCAATTCCTGCTTTTGTTTTTCGGCAGAATAAGCAGACTGCGCATAGGAATGAGGCCAGTCGATACCGCCAATCGTGGTCAGCCACACAGCACGCACCTCATGCTTTGGGGGATAATTATTAAAAATCATACTCTGCAAAGAACTACCAGACGTGGTTCTATGCACAGAGCTATCTAATATGGTATTTTGCGCCTGAAGCGACATAACCATAGTCAACAACAATGATATTTGAAAAAAAATACGTTTCATTACTTTTATCAACTAAAAAAATCCATAGGCTTCATTTCTCCGAAGCCAAGAGGCCTCACTTCCATGAATTCAACAGACCTCACTTCACTTCCTTGAAACCAACAAGCCTATCTGTCCTATCGCCCGTTCCACGAT
This is a stretch of genomic DNA from Segatella hominis. It encodes these proteins:
- a CDS encoding outer membrane beta-barrel protein, yielding MKKFAILCASLLLTVSANAQFEEGKVYCGASLSGLNLSYNGSSELNLGVQAKAGYLFADNLMAVGLLSYDHSGKDGVKDYVSVGAQGRYYIIQNGLYLGAGVKLAHTGSYNDVMPGVEVGYAFFLSRTVTIEPAIYYDQSFKNHSDFSTVGLRVGIGVYL
- a CDS encoding glycoside hydrolase family 10 protein, translated to MIFNNYPPKHEVRAVWLTTIGGIDWPHSYAQSAYSAEKQKQELIEILNRLQKAHINTVLIQTRVRGTMIYPSAYEPWDGCLSGFPGKSPGYDALKFAIEECHKRGMECHAWVVTIPVGKWNALGCKQLRSRFPGLIRKIGPDGYMNPEDNRTADYLAKICGEITRNYDVDGIHLDYIRYPESWNIRVSREKGRKFITRIVEAIHRSVKREKPWVKMSCSPIGKFDDLGRYWSHGWNAYTKVCQDAQGWLKSGLMDELYPMMYFRNEQFFPFAIDWAEQSYGKIVVPGLGIFFLDPKEGKWKIGDITSEMYHLRNIGLGHAFFRNKFLLDNRQGIYDFTSKEFNLYPSLVPAMTWESKRIPISPSCLKTQQVGGKVVLTWNNTAQYEDGTAVSTPYIYNNVYASRTYPVDTEDASNLISARMMGNRITLDLSGDENPLFFAVTAMDGYGNESRPVQNIAKVEDLLLGRQGKAKKLKCSEGRLFLPESAKNADATCFFVESLLGQPLKVLRSVGNSLNISSLSEGVYVLKSLNKKGVSHTLGTFYIRKNKKS
- the recR gene encoding recombination mediator RecR encodes the protein MIQKYPSALLEKAVSEFAKLPGIGRKTALRLVLHTLRQSDESVEQFVGAVSQLKREVKYCRVCHNVSDTEVCPICSDPRRDASIICVVENIQDVMAVENTQQFHGLYHVLGGIISPMDGIGPADLEIDSLVERVAHGGVDEVILALSSTMEGDTTNFYISRKLADYPVKLSVIARGISVGNELEYTDEVTLGRSIVNRTPFGQ
- a CDS encoding carbon starvation protein A, giving the protein MVSFMLSLVALVLGYLFYGKFVAHIFGPDDRPTPALTKADGVDFLVLPSWKIFMIQFLNIAGTGPIFGAIMGAWYGPVAYLWIVLGCIFAGAMHDYLSGMLSIRNGGAGLPELVGKYLGGRTKKVMLVFSVLLLMMVGVVFVYSPAIILESIWGSKMWWIIAIFVYYIIATLLPIDKIIGKIYPLFAISLLFMAGALMVGLFVKMPDLPELWSDMANSNNNLNTSWLGVDAFMDKNPIFPCLFITIACGAISGFHATQSPLMARCMKSEKLGRPIFYGSMITEGVVALIWATISIYFFYDGGWKEVVPADVAQQFIAQFGTPDGKSLVQFFDAPTVVKMICSSWLGVAGGILALLGVVAAPITSGDTAFRSARLIIAEFLGIEQHTMHRRLLICIPMFIAAILLLVWQMANPDGFNVIWQYFGWANQTLSVFTLWTLTVYLVENKKPFVVTLVPALFMTVVCSTFLLVSKQALGLQEPMAYTGSCLILVIALVWFYSWYKGLKRKNIGEK